One segment of Rosa chinensis cultivar Old Blush chromosome 6, RchiOBHm-V2, whole genome shotgun sequence DNA contains the following:
- the LOC112170301 gene encoding pto-interacting protein 1 isoform X1: MRTKKRNSSESDRGWLSCDMSESTFGWPLQKVTVPMETQGACEKSDDDSKSWEVEEDEYASPLSRPGWPLLRVATSETMSTPGRKFEAKDVSVVEWVMGLPSRTTSVNLQLANELKFLIKKDSQGCRMFSYAEIRTATSQFSSDNLIGEGGCSSVYRGVLRCGKSVAVKILKVYKEAWDDFCLEAKFVSSIKHKHIVSLIGVCEEDENLVLVYELFPRGSLEENLHADCNDGSVLPWEVRFNVAVAVAEALNYLHNECPQPIIHRDVKSANILLSSDHQPQLSDFGLAIWGSVDSSYVISNDVVGTFGYMAPEYFMQGRVSDKVDVYAFGVVLLELLSGRKPVDVEAPKGQESLIKWARKLLKIGDLKALLDPKLRADYDIVQIRRMSMAASLCTNQSAQIRPNMRQVLKILGGETDANESDYYEAEDDSLLEADWNSVSEVSETKDDSISPSSSTDTASSAGKTPRLKLKDYLTIHDHQF, encoded by the exons ATGAGGACCAAGAAGCGGAATTCATCGGAATCTGATAGAGGTTGGTTAAGTTGCGATATGTCAGAATCAACTTTTGGCTGGCCCCTTCAGAAAGTAACTGTTCCTATGGAGACTCAGGGAGCTTGTGAAAAATCAGATGATGATTCGAAGAGTTGGGAGGTTGAAGAAGATGAATATGCATCACCTTTATCAAGGCCTGGTTGGCCTCTCCTTCGTGTAGCAACCTCCGAAACCATGAGTACTCCTGGTAGAAAGTTTGAAGCAAAAGATGTGTCTGTAGTCGAGTGGGTGATGGGACTTCCTAGTCGAACAACCTCAGTCAATCTGCAGCTTGCTAATGAATTGAAGTTCCTCATTAAGAAAGACTCACAAGGTTGCAGGATGTTTAGCTACGCCGAAATAAGGACTGCAACTTCTCAATTCTCCTCAG ATAATCTTATCGGCGAGGGAGGGTGCAGCAGTGTGTACAGAGGAGTTCTCCGATGTGGGAAATCCGTGGCGGTGAAGATTTTGAAAGTATACAAGGAAGCTTGGGATGATTTTTGCTTGGAAGCCAAATTTGTGTCTTCAATTAAGCATAAGCATATAGTATCTCTCATTGGCGTGTGTGAGGAAGATGAGAATCTTGTTCTAGTATATGAGCTCTTTCCTAGGGGGAGTTTGGAGGAGAACTTGCATG CAGATTGTAATGATGGTTCTGTACTGCCATGGGAAGTGAGATTCAACGTGGCAGTTGCAGTTGCTGAGGCTCTAAATTATCTACACAATGAGTGCCCTCAGCCGATTATTCATAGAGACGTAAAATCTGCAAACATTCTTCTCTCAAGTGATCATCAGCCACAG TTGTCAGATTTTGGGCTTGCTATATGGGGATCAGTGGATTCTAGTTATGTAATAAGTAATGATGTGGTGGGAACTTTCGGATACATGGCTCCAGAGTATTTCATGCAAGGGAGGGTCAGTGACAAGGTTGATGTGTACGCCTTTGGTGTAGTTCTCCTTGAACTACTATCAGGAAGAAAGCCAGTTGATGTTGAGGCTCCAAAAGGACAAGAGAGCTTGATCAAGTGG GCAAGAAAGCTATTAAAAATTGGAGATCTTAAAGCATTGCTGGATCCCAAGCTAAGAGCGGACTATGATATTGTCCAAATTCGTAGAATGTCTATGGCAGCAAGTCTTTGCACAAACCAGTCAGCTCAAATTCGTCCAAATATGAGGCAGGTACTGAAAATCTTAGGAGGGGAGACAGATGCCAATGAGTCAGACTATTATGAAGCCGAAGATGACAGTTTACTGGAAGCTGATTGGAATTCAGTTTCCGAAGTGTCCGAGACAAAGGATGATAGCATTTCACCATCAAGTTCTACTGATACAGCATCCAGTGCAGGAAAAACTCCCCGCCTTAAATTGAAGGACTACTTAACTATACATGaccatcaattttga
- the LOC112170301 gene encoding proline-rich receptor-like protein kinase PERK14 isoform X3, whose amino-acid sequence MRTKKRNSSESDRGWLSCDMSESTFGWPLQKVTVPMETQGACEKSDDDSKSWEVEEDEYASPLSRPGWPLLRVATSETMSTPGRKFEAKDVSVVEWVMGLPSRTTSVNLQLANELKFLIKKDSQGCRMFSYAEIRTATSQFSSDNLIGEGGCSSVYRGVLRCGKSVAVKILKVYKEAWDDFCLEAKFVSSIKHKHIVSLIGVCEEDENLVLVYELFPRGSLEENLHADCNDGSVLPWEVRFNVAVAVAEALNYLHNECPQPIIHRDVKSANILLSSDHQPQLSDFGLAIWGSVDSSYVISNDVVGTFGYMAPEYFMQGRVSDKVDVYAFGVVLLELLSGRKPVDVEAPKGQESLIKQESY is encoded by the exons ATGAGGACCAAGAAGCGGAATTCATCGGAATCTGATAGAGGTTGGTTAAGTTGCGATATGTCAGAATCAACTTTTGGCTGGCCCCTTCAGAAAGTAACTGTTCCTATGGAGACTCAGGGAGCTTGTGAAAAATCAGATGATGATTCGAAGAGTTGGGAGGTTGAAGAAGATGAATATGCATCACCTTTATCAAGGCCTGGTTGGCCTCTCCTTCGTGTAGCAACCTCCGAAACCATGAGTACTCCTGGTAGAAAGTTTGAAGCAAAAGATGTGTCTGTAGTCGAGTGGGTGATGGGACTTCCTAGTCGAACAACCTCAGTCAATCTGCAGCTTGCTAATGAATTGAAGTTCCTCATTAAGAAAGACTCACAAGGTTGCAGGATGTTTAGCTACGCCGAAATAAGGACTGCAACTTCTCAATTCTCCTCAG ATAATCTTATCGGCGAGGGAGGGTGCAGCAGTGTGTACAGAGGAGTTCTCCGATGTGGGAAATCCGTGGCGGTGAAGATTTTGAAAGTATACAAGGAAGCTTGGGATGATTTTTGCTTGGAAGCCAAATTTGTGTCTTCAATTAAGCATAAGCATATAGTATCTCTCATTGGCGTGTGTGAGGAAGATGAGAATCTTGTTCTAGTATATGAGCTCTTTCCTAGGGGGAGTTTGGAGGAGAACTTGCATG CAGATTGTAATGATGGTTCTGTACTGCCATGGGAAGTGAGATTCAACGTGGCAGTTGCAGTTGCTGAGGCTCTAAATTATCTACACAATGAGTGCCCTCAGCCGATTATTCATAGAGACGTAAAATCTGCAAACATTCTTCTCTCAAGTGATCATCAGCCACAG TTGTCAGATTTTGGGCTTGCTATATGGGGATCAGTGGATTCTAGTTATGTAATAAGTAATGATGTGGTGGGAACTTTCGGATACATGGCTCCAGAGTATTTCATGCAAGGGAGGGTCAGTGACAAGGTTGATGTGTACGCCTTTGGTGTAGTTCTCCTTGAACTACTATCAGGAAGAAAGCCAGTTGATGTTGAGGCTCCAAAAGGACAAGAGAGCTTGATCAA GCAAGAAAGCTATTAA
- the LOC112170301 gene encoding pto-interacting protein 1 isoform X2, whose product MRTKKRNSSESDRGWLSCDMSESTFGWPLQKVTVPMETQGACEKSDDDSKSWEVEEDEYASPLSRPGWPLLRVATSETMSTPGRKFEAKDVSVVEWVMGLPSRTTSVNLQLANELKFLIKKDSQGCRMFSYAEIRTATSQFSSDNLIGEGGCSSVYRGVLRCGKSVAVKILKVYKEAWDDFCLEAKFVSSIKHKHIVSLIGVCEEDENLVLVYELFPRGSLEENLHDCNDGSVLPWEVRFNVAVAVAEALNYLHNECPQPIIHRDVKSANILLSSDHQPQLSDFGLAIWGSVDSSYVISNDVVGTFGYMAPEYFMQGRVSDKVDVYAFGVVLLELLSGRKPVDVEAPKGQESLIKWARKLLKIGDLKALLDPKLRADYDIVQIRRMSMAASLCTNQSAQIRPNMRQVLKILGGETDANESDYYEAEDDSLLEADWNSVSEVSETKDDSISPSSSTDTASSAGKTPRLKLKDYLTIHDHQF is encoded by the exons ATGAGGACCAAGAAGCGGAATTCATCGGAATCTGATAGAGGTTGGTTAAGTTGCGATATGTCAGAATCAACTTTTGGCTGGCCCCTTCAGAAAGTAACTGTTCCTATGGAGACTCAGGGAGCTTGTGAAAAATCAGATGATGATTCGAAGAGTTGGGAGGTTGAAGAAGATGAATATGCATCACCTTTATCAAGGCCTGGTTGGCCTCTCCTTCGTGTAGCAACCTCCGAAACCATGAGTACTCCTGGTAGAAAGTTTGAAGCAAAAGATGTGTCTGTAGTCGAGTGGGTGATGGGACTTCCTAGTCGAACAACCTCAGTCAATCTGCAGCTTGCTAATGAATTGAAGTTCCTCATTAAGAAAGACTCACAAGGTTGCAGGATGTTTAGCTACGCCGAAATAAGGACTGCAACTTCTCAATTCTCCTCAG ATAATCTTATCGGCGAGGGAGGGTGCAGCAGTGTGTACAGAGGAGTTCTCCGATGTGGGAAATCCGTGGCGGTGAAGATTTTGAAAGTATACAAGGAAGCTTGGGATGATTTTTGCTTGGAAGCCAAATTTGTGTCTTCAATTAAGCATAAGCATATAGTATCTCTCATTGGCGTGTGTGAGGAAGATGAGAATCTTGTTCTAGTATATGAGCTCTTTCCTAGGGGGAGTTTGGAGGAGAACTTGCATG ATTGTAATGATGGTTCTGTACTGCCATGGGAAGTGAGATTCAACGTGGCAGTTGCAGTTGCTGAGGCTCTAAATTATCTACACAATGAGTGCCCTCAGCCGATTATTCATAGAGACGTAAAATCTGCAAACATTCTTCTCTCAAGTGATCATCAGCCACAG TTGTCAGATTTTGGGCTTGCTATATGGGGATCAGTGGATTCTAGTTATGTAATAAGTAATGATGTGGTGGGAACTTTCGGATACATGGCTCCAGAGTATTTCATGCAAGGGAGGGTCAGTGACAAGGTTGATGTGTACGCCTTTGGTGTAGTTCTCCTTGAACTACTATCAGGAAGAAAGCCAGTTGATGTTGAGGCTCCAAAAGGACAAGAGAGCTTGATCAAGTGG GCAAGAAAGCTATTAAAAATTGGAGATCTTAAAGCATTGCTGGATCCCAAGCTAAGAGCGGACTATGATATTGTCCAAATTCGTAGAATGTCTATGGCAGCAAGTCTTTGCACAAACCAGTCAGCTCAAATTCGTCCAAATATGAGGCAGGTACTGAAAATCTTAGGAGGGGAGACAGATGCCAATGAGTCAGACTATTATGAAGCCGAAGATGACAGTTTACTGGAAGCTGATTGGAATTCAGTTTCCGAAGTGTCCGAGACAAAGGATGATAGCATTTCACCATCAAGTTCTACTGATACAGCATCCAGTGCAGGAAAAACTCCCCGCCTTAAATTGAAGGACTACTTAACTATACATGaccatcaattttga
- the LOC112170302 gene encoding uncharacterized protein LOC112170302 isoform X1, with translation MSRCLPYTPSVKAVNREALLEPIKLQRELEKKAKTHRKKEKKEKKEKKEKGEKRKWHKEDELSTCAVIWGVDAIARGPQVVESNQLEKSDITEEHELPTLSDNICYLSDGIQSGTKRKRTIIRIKSLPKCSDTESSHASCAMHTSGKTDFQTDLKMTEIVHAPSAETNVEFEEATCASDQKVSTCEDHTEGLLHRSLIGNWVQPQLQTAPDDCGDEDWLFETKQENKRGFERFKASNEVVSRCTSQTLWPQAHWLPDPGLSALPFTVPF, from the exons ATGTCTCGGTGCTTGCCTTACACGCCTTCCGTGAAGGCAGTGAATAGAGAGGCCTTGCTCGAACCGATTAAG CTCCAGAGAGAATTGGAGAAGAAAGCCAAGACACAtaggaagaaagagaagaaagagaagaaggagaagaaagagaagggggAGAAGAGAAAATGGCATAAAGAGGATGAGTTATCTACTTGCGCCGTTATTTGGGGAGTGGATGCAATAGCAAGGGGCCCTCAAGTAGTAGAATCAAATCAACTGGAGAAAAGTGACATTACCGAAGAACATGAATTACCAACCTTGTCTGATAACATTTGCTACTTGTCTGATGGTATCCAAAGTGGCACAAAGAGGAAAA GAACCATCATTCGCATTAAATCATTGCCCAAGTGCAGTGATACAGAGTCCTCACATGCCTCTTGTGCCATGCATACTTCTGGGAAGACAGATTTCCAAACAGATCTAAAGATGACAGAAATTGTTCATGCACCTAGTGCAGAGACAAATGTAGAATTTGAGGAAGCCACTTGTGCTTCGGACCAAAAGGTGTCAACATGTGAAGACCATACGGAGGGTTTACTGCACCGGTCTCTGATTGGTAATTGGGTTCAACCTCAACTTCAGACAGCACCCGACGATTGTGGTGATGAAGATTGGCTTTTTGAGACGAAGCAGGAAAATAAACGTGGTTTTGAAAGATTCAAAGCTAGCAATGAGGTGGTGTCCCGTTGTACAAGTCAGACGTTGTGGCCACAAGCACACTGGTTACCTGATCCTGGCTTATCCGCACTACCCTTTACTGTTCCATTTTAG
- the LOC112170302 gene encoding uncharacterized protein LOC112170302 isoform X2, translated as MSRCLPYTPSVKAVNREALLEPIKRELEKKAKTHRKKEKKEKKEKKEKGEKRKWHKEDELSTCAVIWGVDAIARGPQVVESNQLEKSDITEEHELPTLSDNICYLSDGIQSGTKRKRTIIRIKSLPKCSDTESSHASCAMHTSGKTDFQTDLKMTEIVHAPSAETNVEFEEATCASDQKVSTCEDHTEGLLHRSLIGNWVQPQLQTAPDDCGDEDWLFETKQENKRGFERFKASNEVVSRCTSQTLWPQAHWLPDPGLSALPFTVPF; from the exons ATGTCTCGGTGCTTGCCTTACACGCCTTCCGTGAAGGCAGTGAATAGAGAGGCCTTGCTCGAACCGATTAAG AGAGAATTGGAGAAGAAAGCCAAGACACAtaggaagaaagagaagaaagagaagaaggagaagaaagagaagggggAGAAGAGAAAATGGCATAAAGAGGATGAGTTATCTACTTGCGCCGTTATTTGGGGAGTGGATGCAATAGCAAGGGGCCCTCAAGTAGTAGAATCAAATCAACTGGAGAAAAGTGACATTACCGAAGAACATGAATTACCAACCTTGTCTGATAACATTTGCTACTTGTCTGATGGTATCCAAAGTGGCACAAAGAGGAAAA GAACCATCATTCGCATTAAATCATTGCCCAAGTGCAGTGATACAGAGTCCTCACATGCCTCTTGTGCCATGCATACTTCTGGGAAGACAGATTTCCAAACAGATCTAAAGATGACAGAAATTGTTCATGCACCTAGTGCAGAGACAAATGTAGAATTTGAGGAAGCCACTTGTGCTTCGGACCAAAAGGTGTCAACATGTGAAGACCATACGGAGGGTTTACTGCACCGGTCTCTGATTGGTAATTGGGTTCAACCTCAACTTCAGACAGCACCCGACGATTGTGGTGATGAAGATTGGCTTTTTGAGACGAAGCAGGAAAATAAACGTGGTTTTGAAAGATTCAAAGCTAGCAATGAGGTGGTGTCCCGTTGTACAAGTCAGACGTTGTGGCCACAAGCACACTGGTTACCTGATCCTGGCTTATCCGCACTACCCTTTACTGTTCCATTTTAG
- the LOC112174528 gene encoding prostaglandin E synthase 2 produces the protein MRRVNGIALLGRTAAGIGGATRVSGATPQRLVQAATIGLCSNSNPLWFNRQSSGDRFGLSKPSVAAGGAKCFSTSVAQEVHSHVSADKFAPNDVVLYQYEACPFCNKVRAFLDYNNIPYKVMEVNPMSKKEIKWSDYKKVPILKVDDEQMVDSSDIIDKLFQRINPENSFVDSEEEKKWRQWVDDHLVHVLSPNIYRTPSEALESFDYITSHGNFSLSERLVAKYGGAAAMYFVSKKLKKRHNITDARAALYGAAETWVDALKGRQFLGGSTPNLADLAVFGVLRPIRHLKSGKEMVENTRIGEWYSRMEGAVGESARVNA, from the exons ATGAGAAGGGTTAACGGAATCGCTTTGCTCGGCCGCACCGCCGCTGGTATTGGCGGCGCCACCAGAGTCAGCGGCGCAACTCCACAGCGACTGGTTCAAGCAGCGACGATAGGCTTGTGCTCGAATTCGAATCCGCTGTGGTTCAATCGTCAAAGCTCCGGCGATCGCTTTGGCCTATCGAAACCCTCAGTGGCTGCCGGAGGCGCCAAGTGCTTCTCTACTTCCGTGGCTCAGGAGGTGCACTCCCACGTCTCCGCCGATAAGTTCGCTCCGAACGACGTCGTTCTGTACCAGTACGAAGCCTGCCCTTTCTGCAACAAGGTTAGAG CATTTTTGGACTATAATAACATTCCGTACAAAGTTATGGAGGTTAATCCCATGAGCAAAAAGGAGATCAAATGGTCTGATTACAAGAAGGTGCCGATACTGAAAGTTGACGATGAACAGATGGTGGATTCTTCAG ATATAATTGATAAGCTATTCCAAAGAATCAATCCTGAGAACAGTTTTGTTGATAGTGAGGAAGAAAAGAAGTGGCGCCA GTGGGTGGATGATCACTTGGTACATGTTTTATCACCAAACATATATCGAACTCCTTCAGAAGCTCTTGAGTCATTTGATTATATAACCAGTCACG GGAATTTCAGTTTATCCGAAAGGCTAGTAGCCAAGTATGGTGGAGCTGCAGCAATGTATTTTGTatcaaaaaaattgaagaagagaCACAATATCACCGATGCTCGTGCAGCTTTATATGGAGCTGCAGAGACTTGGGTGGATGCTCTGAAAGGCCGGCAGTTTCTTG GTGGATCAACTCCTAACTTGGCTGATCTTGCTGTATTTGGTGTTTTGAGGCCGATTCGGCACCTTAAATCTGGCAAAGAAATGGTGGAGAACACCCGAATCGGTGAATGGTATAGTCGAATGGAGGGTGCAGTGGGAGAGTCTGCTAGAGTCAATGCCTAA
- the LOC112174529 gene encoding probable BOI-related E3 ubiquitin-protein ligase 2, translating into MAVQAQTMYFSENLGVSGFPQQQDWAPINPPHPLSDSGFDHDFFSGIIPNPQPYQQQQAPQFHQNLEANRLGVSSVSPNSTCNSFLPTASLFPDTLTAQLDLQRREIDCILQLQNEKLRFALQEQRKGQLAALLSNFESRTSSLMRQKEEHLSQARKRAMELQDCLRKAEMETETWQRLAKANETTVMDLNNALEQVKERMVLCSNEADDAESFCGSCEKQQQQVLSEKVAHKKLGLDCKSCNARRSCVLFLPCRHLCSCKFCEAFLDCCPVCKSTKEASMEVFLV; encoded by the exons atggcAGTTCAAGCTCAGACCATGTATTTCTCAGAAAATTTAGGCGTGAGTGGCTTTCCACAGCAACAGGATTGGGCTCCGATCAACCCTCCTCATCCGCTTTCCGATTCCGGGTTTGATCATGACTTCTTTTCCGGCATCATTCCAAACCCTCAACCTTATCAGCAGCAACAAGCTCCTCAGTTTCATCAAAATCTAGAAGCTAACCGGTTAGGAGTTTCTTCTGTTTCTCCTAATTCCACTTGCAATAGCTTCCTTCCCACAGCGTCATTATTTCCCGATACTCTGACAGCTCAGCTCGACTTGCAAAGGCGGGAGATAGATTGCATTCTTCAGTTGCAG AATGAGAAGCTGAGATTTGCATTGCAAGAGCAGAGGAAGGGACAGCTGGCGGCTCTGTTGAGCAACTTCGAGTCGAGGACGTCGAGTTTGATGAGGCAAAAAGAGGAGCACTTATCACAAGCGAGAAAGAGAGCAATGGAGCTTCAAGATTGCTTGAGAAAAGCGGAGATGGAGACCGAGACGTGGCAGAGATTGGCCAAAGCAAACGAGACGACGGTGATGGACCTCAACAACGCGCTCGAACAGGTCAAAGAGAGAATGGTCCTGTGCAGCAACGAAGCCGATGATGCAGAGTCCTTCTGTGGCTCTTGTGAGAAGCAGCAGCAACAAGTGCTTTCAGAAAAAGTAGCTCACAAAAAGCTGGGTTTGGATTGTAAAAGCTGTAATGCTAGAAGGTCGTGCGTGCTTTTTCTTCCTTGCAGACACCTCTGTTCGTGCAAGTTTTGTGAAGCTTTTCTTGATTGCTGCCCCGTGTGTAAATCCACCAAGGAGGCAAGCATGGAGGTCTTTTTGGTCTAA